Within the Deinococcus peraridilitoris DSM 19664 genome, the region GGTGGCCTGACCTACGCCACCTCTGTCGCCTGGGACAACCAGGGCCGGATGTACGTGCTGGAAGCCGGGGGCGCCTTCGTCGAAGAGCCCGTTCCCGCGCGCCTCATGCGCATCGACAATGGCCGGGCCGTGGAAGTGGTCAATCTCCAGCAAAAAGGCATCGGCGCGTCTGCGGTGGGCCTGGTCTGGCATGACGGGGCCTTTTACATCACCCACCGTGACGGCAAGGACCGCACGGGCGCGGTCTCGCGCGTCACACTGAACGGACAGGTCACCCAGCTCTTCAAAGGCATCGTCGACAGTCAGTCCGAACACCAGATCAACGGCATCGAGGTGGGCCCGGACGAAAAAATGTACGTCGCCGTGGGCCCCGCGACCAACGCCGGCGTGGTCGGCATCGATCTGGGGCCCTTTGTGGCGCGCAGCCCCCAGGTGCACGCGAGGCCCTGCCAGGACATCGTGCTCACCGGACGCAACTTCATGACCCCCGACTTCCGCACACCCGATCAGAGCGACACCGTCCTCACCGGCGCCTTCGTGCCGTTCGGCACCGAAACAAAAGCCGGACAGGTCATCAAGGGCACCAACAAATGCGGCGGCTCCATTCTGACTTTCGATCCCAAAAACGCCGAAGCTACCCTGCGGCCTTTTGTTTCGGGTCTGCGCAACGCCATCGACCTCGCGTGGAACAAGCAAGGCGAGATGTTCGTCGCCGTGAACGGCTTCGACATTCGCGGTTCGCGTGGTGTGAAAGACCAGTGGGACGCCACCTACCGCGTGAAACAGGGTACCTGGTACGGCTGGCCGGACTTCTCGGCCGCCCTGGAACCCCTCACCGACGCAAAGTTCACGCCGCCCGGTTCGCAGCTCGCGCCGATCATGCAGGGCGGCGTGATGCAGCCTCCCAAACTGGAGTTTTTGATCAACCACGAAGCGAGCAAGCTCTCAGCGCCCGACAAAAATCTGGTGGCGGGCCTGCACGAATGGAACTCGTCGCCGTCAGGGCTGCACTTTTCACCGGACAACTGGGGCCCCTTTGCCAACCAG harbors:
- a CDS encoding PQQ-dependent sugar dehydrogenase, which gives rise to MRRFRWDTLIMASAVAASAGGSQGAQSFPTIQVPAGYKVEKVVGGLTYATSVAWDNQGRMYVLEAGGAFVEEPVPARLMRIDNGRAVEVVNLQQKGIGASAVGLVWHDGAFYITHRDGKDRTGAVSRVTLNGQVTQLFKGIVDSQSEHQINGIEVGPDEKMYVAVGPATNAGVVGIDLGPFVARSPQVHARPCQDIVLTGRNFMTPDFRTPDQSDTVLTGAFVPFGTETKAGQVIKGTNKCGGSILTFDPKNAEATLRPFVSGLRNAIDLAWNKQGEMFVAVNGFDIRGSRGVKDQWDATYRVKQGTWYGWPDFSAALEPLTDAKFTPPGSQLAPIMQGGVMQPPKLEFLINHEASKLSAPDKNLVAGLHEWNSSPSGLHFSPDNWGPFANQLFVAEWGDLSPATNPLRDKPTGYQISRIDPNTKRAVPFARNAKPGPASGQGAMGQGLERPFDLKFNDGAMYIVDYGVARVNPARIKDGKPPYEFPPKTGVVWKITRTVP